In the Gammaproteobacteria bacterium genome, one interval contains:
- the ntrX gene encoding Nitrogen assimilation regulatory protein NtrX, with product MTAPYILVVDDEPDIRALVKEILEDEGYEVCIAENGGQARERRRERRPDLVLLDIWMPDVDGITLLKEWSSEEGARIPVIMMSGHGTVETAVEATRSGAYDFLEKPLSMAKLLLTVERALENARLQRENLGLRRRAATMADPIGRSPVMLQLREQVKRIAGHDTSVLINGEPGTGKEVIARYLHANSMRRANSFVDVAVASIVRENAAVELFGLEEGERIHYGHLEQARGGILFLNDIADMDLATQGRLLSALESRFFLRVGGAEPIQVNVRVVASTHHDLEEDVNEGRFREDLYYHLNVVPIRVPPLREHCEDVPDLISYYLNLFVNQEGLPYRGFSVAIQNRLRNHSWPGNVRELKNLVQRLLILGSGPEVELEELEQALGSPRRVMLPEPDESNWLDLPLRDARDTFEKAYLEHHLRLSGGNVARLAKQTGMERTHLYRKLRALGIEVRNKV from the coding sequence ATGACCGCTCCCTATATTTTGGTAGTAGACGACGAACCCGATATTCGTGCTCTCGTTAAAGAAATTCTTGAAGACGAAGGATATGAGGTTTGCATCGCGGAAAATGGTGGTCAAGCGCGGGAACGGCGACGCGAGCGGCGACCAGATTTAGTGTTGCTCGATATTTGGATGCCGGATGTGGATGGAATCACCCTCCTGAAGGAATGGTCAAGTGAGGAGGGAGCAAGGATTCCCGTCATCATGATGTCCGGGCATGGTACGGTAGAGACCGCAGTCGAGGCGACCAGAAGCGGGGCTTACGATTTCCTGGAAAAACCTCTTTCTATGGCCAAGCTCCTCCTCACCGTGGAACGCGCACTGGAAAATGCCCGTCTTCAGCGCGAAAACCTGGGATTACGTCGTCGCGCTGCCACTATGGCCGATCCAATCGGGCGTAGTCCAGTAATGCTGCAACTACGGGAACAGGTCAAGCGGATCGCTGGTCACGATACTTCAGTGCTCATCAACGGCGAACCTGGCACTGGTAAGGAGGTCATTGCCCGCTATTTACACGCCAATAGCATGCGTCGGGCCAATTCTTTCGTCGATGTCGCGGTGGCTTCCATTGTGCGCGAAAACGCCGCCGTGGAGTTATTCGGTCTCGAAGAGGGAGAACGCATCCACTACGGACATCTTGAGCAAGCCCGTGGCGGAATTCTTTTTCTCAATGATATCGCTGATATGGATCTTGCTACCCAAGGGCGACTACTTTCAGCCCTGGAAAGTCGTTTCTTTCTGCGGGTAGGAGGTGCCGAACCCATCCAGGTTAATGTTCGGGTCGTGGCCTCCACCCACCATGACCTCGAAGAGGATGTCAACGAAGGACGTTTTCGTGAAGATCTTTATTACCACCTGAACGTGGTGCCAATCAGAGTACCTCCATTGCGCGAGCACTGCGAGGATGTTCCAGACCTGATTAGTTATTACCTCAACTTGTTCGTGAATCAGGAAGGACTCCCCTACCGTGGCTTTTCAGTGGCGATTCAAAATCGGCTGAGAAATCATTCCTGGCCTGGTAACGTGCGCGAACTCAAGAATCTGGTCCAGCGGTTACTCATTTTAGGATCAGGCCCTGAGGTTGAATTGGAAGAATTAGAACAGGCACTAGGTAGTCCACGACGGGTTATGCTTCCTGAACCCGATGAATCGAATTGGCTTGACTTGCCATTGCGCGACGCGCGCGATACGTTTGAAAAAGCTTATCTGGAGCACCATCTGCGGCTGTCGGGGGGCAATGTGGCGCGTCTAGCCAAGCAAACCGGAATGGAACGCACTCATCTTTATCGCAAGTTGCGAGCGCTAGGCATTGAGGTCAGAAACAAGGTTTAA